In one window of Sediminispirochaeta bajacaliforniensis DSM 16054 DNA:
- a CDS encoding C40 family peptidase produces the protein MDRSRHIMVVVGLLIFAVIMIIIDTLVPIDISSDAPAGIRKAAVEQGILLIGTPYRFGAKGPAAFDCSGLIVYLYSKAVEASEFDIPFGDANAQELAHQYSSPISDPMPGDLAFFQSETGEITHVALIIAVSEQEFLLLEASGYTNSVEKRNVEKNRSDLFSVARLRLVRHY, from the coding sequence ATGGACCGTTCACGACACATCATGGTGGTAGTCGGGCTTCTCATCTTTGCCGTAATCATGATCATCATCGACACGCTGGTCCCAATCGACATAAGCTCGGATGCCCCTGCCGGGATACGAAAGGCGGCGGTGGAACAGGGGATCCTGCTGATCGGTACTCCCTATCGTTTCGGAGCAAAGGGCCCTGCCGCCTTCGACTGTTCCGGCCTTATCGTCTATCTTTACAGCAAGGCCGTGGAGGCATCGGAATTTGACATTCCCTTCGGGGATGCAAATGCACAGGAACTTGCCCACCAGTACTCCAGCCCCATTTCAGATCCGATGCCTGGAGATCTCGCCTTCTTTCAGTCGGAAACGGGGGAAATCACCCATGTCGCGCTTATTATTGCGGTAAGTGAACAAGAGTTTCTGCTCCTCGAAGCAAGCGGCTACACGAATTCCGTGGAAAAACGCAACGTGGAAAAAAACAGAAGCGACCTTTTCAGCGTGGCACGGCTGCGACTTGTGAGACACTATTAA
- a CDS encoding nicotinate phosphoribosyltransferase, which produces MKYSALLTDLYELTMMQGYYLLGNNPQVSFDMFFRRNPFSGGYSIFAGLGDLIETLSRFSFDQEAIDYLDSLGIFKKDFLDYLSTFRFSGDLYAMNEGTVIFPGEPIVRVEANLIEAQLIESILLNILNFQTLIATKTARIYNASREGLILEFGLRRAQGWDGAVSASRAAFIGGAAATSNTLAGKLFNIPVKGTMAHSWVMAFPNELESFRSFAETYPDNAILLIDTYDALGSGIENAVIVGKEMKKKGKSIGVRLDSGDLSYLSQKVRKRLDKEGLEDCTITVSNDLTEEIIHQLMSDGAPIDSWGVGTHLVTGGSEASLAGVYKLGAKEVGGKMVPTIKLSNNAEKTTNPGIKQVWRFFDAENMAIADLIALDEEQIAPGRAYRFYHPMYENAHFILDSYDTIKPLLKKQIEKGKVIAPKETLPEIQQRVKDGLSQFDRTYKRIINPHIYKVSLTSALKKLKLHMIEESEEWSPENGK; this is translated from the coding sequence ATGAAATACTCAGCACTTCTTACCGACCTGTATGAGTTAACCATGATGCAGGGATATTATCTGCTTGGAAACAATCCACAGGTCTCTTTCGACATGTTTTTTCGCCGCAATCCCTTTTCCGGCGGCTATTCTATTTTTGCAGGTCTTGGAGATCTGATCGAGACCCTCAGCCGTTTCTCCTTCGACCAAGAGGCGATCGATTATCTCGATTCCCTGGGGATCTTTAAGAAGGATTTTCTTGATTATTTATCAACATTTCGTTTCAGCGGGGATCTTTATGCGATGAATGAAGGGACGGTTATCTTTCCCGGAGAACCAATAGTAAGGGTCGAAGCGAATCTCATAGAAGCACAACTTATTGAAAGCATTCTTCTCAATATCCTCAACTTCCAGACCCTAATCGCAACAAAAACGGCAAGAATCTATAATGCATCCAGGGAAGGGCTTATCCTGGAGTTCGGACTCAGACGTGCCCAAGGCTGGGACGGGGCCGTTTCGGCGAGCAGGGCCGCGTTCATCGGCGGAGCAGCGGCCACAAGCAATACCCTGGCAGGAAAGCTTTTCAATATCCCCGTAAAAGGGACCATGGCCCACTCCTGGGTGATGGCATTCCCCAATGAGCTTGAATCCTTCCGCAGCTTTGCAGAAACCTATCCGGACAACGCAATACTCCTCATCGATACCTATGACGCTCTAGGAAGCGGCATCGAAAACGCCGTCATAGTGGGAAAAGAGATGAAGAAAAAAGGTAAATCAATCGGAGTCAGGCTTGATAGCGGAGACCTCTCCTATTTAAGTCAGAAGGTGCGAAAACGACTCGACAAAGAGGGCCTTGAAGATTGTACCATCACCGTCTCAAACGATCTGACAGAGGAAATCATCCATCAGCTTATGTCCGATGGTGCGCCGATCGATTCATGGGGTGTCGGCACCCATCTGGTTACAGGAGGCTCGGAAGCAAGCCTTGCCGGCGTGTATAAACTTGGTGCGAAAGAGGTCGGCGGCAAGATGGTACCGACAATAAAGCTATCAAATAACGCCGAAAAAACCACGAACCCTGGTATTAAGCAGGTCTGGCGATTTTTTGATGCGGAGAATATGGCGATTGCCGATCTTATAGCCCTTGACGAAGAGCAGATTGCCCCGGGGAGAGCCTATCGGTTCTACCATCCAATGTATGAAAACGCCCATTTCATTCTGGATTCCTACGATACTATCAAGCCGCTACTCAAAAAACAGATCGAAAAGGGCAAGGTTATTGCGCCCAAGGAAACACTGCCGGAAATACAGCAAAGGGTAAAAGATGGGCTTTCTCAATTCGATAGAACCTATAAGCGTATCATTAATCCCCATATCTATAAGGTATCGCTGACATCTGCCTTGAAAAAGCTCAAACTACATATGATAGAAGAGAGTGAAGAGTGGTCGCCGGAAAACGGAAAATAA
- the dinB gene encoding DNA polymerase IV encodes MSRRCEPIFFHVDMDAFYASVEQADKPELKGKPVIIGAAPGGRGVVSACSYEARRFGVHSAMPISEAYRRCPKAHYLPVRMKRYQEVSRTIMALFSRFTPEIQQISVDEAFLNLTGTERLFGPPEAVARSIKELVRETTDLTISIGIAQNRFLAKLASEAGKPDGLVRILPGDEEAFIDTLTLRALWGLGKKTLERLNDLNIRSVKELRSLSEQNLKRLLGDGTGAFLYRACRGIDPGIFTDEPKSRSISNETTFPHDTHDHELIHTVLLDLSHQVFFRLLSEKGKAYTAFIKVRFSDFKTTTAQKTLKRSLSSAEELFELSQQLLQWRWDGTSDIRLIGIGVSGLSEHGASQSDLFEDPWERKKQVEEAVLNIRKKGNKIIKARFLRPGKVQDDDRENH; translated from the coding sequence ATGAGCAGGCGGTGTGAACCGATCTTTTTTCATGTTGATATGGATGCTTTCTACGCCTCGGTGGAACAGGCGGATAAGCCGGAGCTAAAGGGAAAGCCAGTAATCATTGGAGCCGCTCCGGGTGGACGAGGGGTCGTTTCCGCCTGCTCGTACGAAGCCCGCCGTTTCGGTGTCCACTCCGCAATGCCTATCTCGGAAGCCTACCGCCGTTGTCCCAAGGCCCATTATTTACCGGTACGGATGAAACGTTATCAGGAGGTAAGCCGTACCATCATGGCCCTGTTTTCCCGATTCACACCGGAGATTCAACAAATCTCTGTTGATGAGGCTTTTCTCAATCTTACAGGCACCGAACGGCTTTTTGGGCCGCCCGAGGCAGTGGCGCGCAGCATCAAGGAGCTGGTACGGGAAACTACGGATCTCACGATATCGATTGGTATTGCCCAGAACCGCTTCCTTGCGAAACTTGCCTCGGAAGCTGGGAAACCCGACGGCCTGGTACGGATTCTCCCCGGTGATGAAGAAGCATTTATCGATACCCTCACACTGAGAGCCTTGTGGGGATTGGGGAAAAAAACCCTGGAAAGGCTTAACGATCTGAATATCCGTTCCGTCAAAGAGCTTAGAAGCCTTTCGGAACAGAATCTGAAAAGGCTTTTGGGGGATGGAACAGGAGCCTTTCTCTATCGTGCGTGTCGTGGAATTGATCCGGGAATCTTTACCGACGAACCGAAAAGTCGATCGATCAGCAACGAAACGACCTTCCCGCACGACACCCACGACCACGAGCTTATCCACACGGTGTTGCTGGATCTTTCCCATCAGGTTTTCTTTCGCCTTCTCTCCGAGAAGGGAAAGGCATACACAGCCTTTATCAAGGTGCGTTTTTCCGATTTTAAAACAACAACCGCACAAAAGACCCTTAAACGATCACTCTCCTCCGCCGAAGAGCTCTTTGAATTGTCACAGCAACTTTTACAGTGGCGATGGGACGGAACATCGGATATCCGATTGATAGGTATCGGCGTTTCCGGTCTAAGCGAGCATGGTGCAAGTCAATCCGACCTCTTTGAAGATCCCTGGGAACGAAAAAAACAGGTGGAAGAGGCGGTATTGAATATCCGCAAGAAGGGAAACAAGATTATTAAGGCGCGTTTTCTTCGACCTGGTAAAGTTCAAGACGATGATCGAGAAAATCACTAA
- a CDS encoding response regulator, which produces MQLKSILIVDDSATSRMITKRCFMMAGFQDIIFHEAEDGLNAMTFLNDRLVDLIVTDLRMPKMDGKTFVRKLNMGERTASIPVIVLSSMGNEQMEKELGEDQVLAIIRKPLSPAKIAEVLEGE; this is translated from the coding sequence ATGCAGTTGAAAAGCATTCTTATTGTAGACGATTCCGCTACTTCTAGAATGATAACAAAGCGTTGTTTTATGATGGCGGGGTTTCAGGATATTATTTTTCACGAGGCAGAGGACGGACTGAACGCAATGACGTTTTTGAACGACCGGCTCGTTGATTTGATTGTCACCGATCTGCGTATGCCGAAAATGGATGGAAAGACCTTTGTTCGGAAGTTGAACATGGGAGAACGCACTGCTTCAATTCCCGTTATCGTGCTATCGAGTATGGGCAATGAGCAGATGGAAAAAGAGTTGGGGGAAGATCAAGTCCTTGCCATCATACGAAAACCACTCTCACCTGCCAAGATTGCCGAAGTTTTGGAAGGGGAGTAG
- a CDS encoding CheR family methyltransferase, with the protein MDGLIEISEKEFRTLADLIYRTVGIHLTDKKKMLVRGRLNKVIRRLGFSSFEEYFHALESDTSGKNISELIDRISTNHTYFFRENDHFDFFCETVVPWLNEIMAKKGNRDLRIWSAGCASGEEAYTLAMLLAETYGSDYFSAGAPILATDVSSTALNAALLGSYPFERLKDVPKLFLQKYFTKLGGDRYQVKEVLRRLVLFKRFNFNNEHFPFRNAFHVIFCRNVMIYFDPPTKDRLITKFQRFLEPDGFLFIGHSETLGRSHPSFRYIRPATYRKGAV; encoded by the coding sequence GTGGATGGGCTGATAGAGATAAGTGAAAAAGAGTTTCGGACTCTTGCGGATCTCATTTATCGTACGGTAGGAATACATCTCACCGATAAGAAAAAGATGCTGGTTCGGGGAAGGCTGAACAAGGTAATCAGAAGGCTCGGCTTCTCATCTTTTGAGGAGTATTTTCATGCTCTCGAGTCGGATACCAGCGGAAAGAATATCAGCGAACTTATTGACAGAATATCGACGAACCATACCTATTTTTTTCGTGAAAACGACCATTTTGATTTTTTTTGTGAAACCGTTGTTCCCTGGCTAAACGAGATTATGGCAAAGAAGGGAAATCGGGATCTTCGGATATGGAGTGCAGGATGTGCTTCGGGGGAGGAGGCTTATACCCTTGCCATGTTGCTTGCCGAAACCTATGGTTCCGATTATTTTTCTGCGGGTGCTCCTATTCTTGCTACCGACGTTTCTTCTACCGCCTTGAACGCGGCACTTTTGGGATCGTACCCCTTTGAGCGGCTGAAAGATGTTCCAAAGCTTTTTTTGCAAAAATACTTCACAAAGCTGGGAGGGGATCGTTATCAGGTTAAGGAAGTTTTGAGAAGATTAGTTCTTTTTAAACGATTCAACTTCAATAACGAGCATTTCCCGTTTCGAAACGCTTTTCACGTTATTTTTTGCCGCAATGTGATGATTTACTTTGACCCTCCCACAAAGGACAGGCTGATAACGAAATTTCAGCGTTTTTTGGAGCCGGATGGTTTTCTTTTTATCGGGCATTCGGAAACTTTGGGGCGAAGTCACCCTTCGTTTCGGTATATCCGGCCGGCTACGTACCGGAAAGGAGCGGTGTGA
- a CDS encoding N-acetylneuraminate synthase family protein produces MVAGKRKIKTNAAPWIVAEIGSAHHGDMVKADELIAAAAESGADCAKFQLIIADEILHPDSGSITLPGGATPIFQRFKALERPPEFYRELSERCTKYGVEFLCSPFGVQSAAILREIGVRTVKIASPELNHVPLLRALAGIPRILSTGVSTLSDIEAALDICGTEETVLLHCVTSYPADPAEYNLAIIPHLSSLFGVPVGVSDHSTDPILIPVIATTLGAVVIEKHFTLDKKGKGLDDPIALNPAEFRTMVLQVRKSQSMEPQEVLQTLSDRYGTERVKAVMGNGKKVLSRSEKRYYATTNRSIMAIKTIEEKEAFTTENIALLRSETNMRPGLPGQFWDLVLGRTAVCPIRNGEGINWRHFSGQGAPDRASLIPTSPS; encoded by the coding sequence GTGGTCGCCGGAAAACGGAAAATAAAGACGAACGCCGCCCCCTGGATCGTTGCGGAGATTGGTTCGGCCCACCATGGTGATATGGTAAAAGCGGACGAGCTTATCGCCGCGGCGGCAGAATCGGGAGCCGACTGTGCAAAGTTTCAGCTCATTATTGCCGATGAGATTCTTCATCCCGACAGCGGATCCATCACCCTTCCCGGGGGGGCAACACCGATCTTTCAGCGGTTCAAAGCACTTGAGCGCCCCCCCGAGTTCTATAGGGAGCTATCAGAACGCTGTACCAAATACGGGGTTGAGTTCCTCTGTTCTCCCTTTGGTGTGCAAAGCGCCGCAATTCTACGGGAGATCGGGGTACGGACGGTAAAGATTGCATCTCCGGAACTCAACCATGTTCCGCTTCTGAGAGCACTTGCCGGTATCCCAAGGATACTTTCCACGGGGGTCTCAACCCTTTCGGATATCGAAGCCGCCCTCGACATCTGCGGGACCGAAGAGACGGTGCTCTTGCACTGTGTTACAAGCTATCCGGCCGATCCCGCCGAGTATAATCTTGCGATCATTCCTCACCTATCCTCCCTCTTCGGCGTTCCCGTGGGAGTTTCCGACCATTCCACAGATCCCATCCTTATCCCCGTCATCGCCACAACCCTCGGAGCAGTGGTCATAGAGAAACACTTCACCCTGGATAAGAAGGGAAAGGGCCTCGACGATCCGATAGCCCTTAATCCTGCGGAGTTTCGAACCATGGTATTACAGGTCAGGAAATCACAGAGCATGGAACCACAGGAGGTACTGCAAACCCTTTCCGATCGATACGGCACCGAAAGGGTCAAAGCGGTAATGGGAAACGGAAAAAAAGTGCTGAGCAGGTCGGAAAAGAGGTATTATGCCACGACGAACCGTTCGATCATGGCGATTAAAACTATTGAAGAGAAGGAAGCTTTTACGACGGAAAATATTGCGCTTCTTCGCAGCGAAACCAATATGAGGCCCGGACTTCCGGGACAATTCTGGGACCTTGTTTTGGGAAGAACAGCCGTATGCCCGATAAGAAACGGAGAAGGAATCAACTGGCGCCACTTCAGCGGGCAAGGAGCCCCAGATCGAGCATCATTGATACCAACTTCTCCTTCGTAA
- a CDS encoding protein-glutamate methylesterase/protein-glutamine glutaminase translates to MVQHKIRVLIVDDSALVRSILSKGLSQDPSIEVVGVAPDVYVARDKIVLLKPHVVTLDVEMPRMDGVEFLKRLMPQYPIPVVMVSAMTAPGARVTLDALENGAVDFVLKPSSSFGNNLEDMLGELIEKIKAASVVDVSRFKGRFHAKRLRKQVSGVLSGSTDKVVAIGASTGGTVALRQIVEAFPSDMPGTVIVQHMPPKFTKMFADKLNEITDVEVKEAENGDRVLRGRVLVAPGGYHMEIVRSGGRYIVRIKEGDKVNGHCPSVDVLFDSVAEHVGPNAVGALLTGMGRDGADGLLRMKNNGARTIAQDEKSSVVFGMPKEAWENGGAEKLVSLEEIPKTLVSILKELDR, encoded by the coding sequence ATGGTACAGCACAAGATTCGTGTCCTGATTGTCGATGATTCGGCTCTTGTCCGATCGATCTTGTCGAAGGGCCTTTCTCAGGATCCTTCCATCGAGGTGGTCGGTGTTGCTCCCGATGTGTATGTCGCTCGGGACAAAATTGTGCTCTTAAAGCCTCATGTCGTTACCCTCGATGTGGAAATGCCGAGGATGGACGGTGTGGAGTTCCTCAAGCGCCTGATGCCGCAATATCCGATTCCGGTTGTTATGGTATCGGCCATGACCGCTCCCGGCGCCCGGGTGACCTTGGATGCTCTGGAAAACGGAGCTGTCGATTTTGTTTTAAAACCCTCTTCCAGTTTTGGAAATAATCTGGAGGATATGCTGGGTGAACTTATCGAAAAGATCAAGGCTGCCTCGGTTGTCGATGTAAGTCGATTTAAGGGCCGTTTCCATGCTAAACGGCTCCGAAAACAGGTAAGCGGGGTTTTAAGTGGTTCGACAGATAAGGTTGTCGCTATCGGGGCCTCTACCGGCGGAACCGTAGCGCTTCGTCAGATTGTTGAGGCTTTTCCTTCCGATATGCCTGGAACGGTGATCGTTCAACATATGCCTCCGAAATTCACAAAGATGTTTGCCGATAAGCTTAACGAGATTACGGATGTTGAGGTAAAGGAGGCTGAAAATGGCGATAGAGTACTTCGAGGCAGGGTTCTTGTCGCTCCCGGCGGCTATCATATGGAGATAGTCCGGTCCGGCGGCCGCTATATTGTTAGGATTAAGGAGGGCGACAAGGTAAACGGGCATTGCCCCTCTGTTGATGTTTTGTTTGATTCCGTTGCCGAACATGTAGGACCCAATGCAGTGGGTGCGCTTCTGACCGGAATGGGAAGGGATGGGGCGGATGGTCTGCTGCGGATGAAGAATAACGGGGCTCGTACCATTGCACAAGATGAAAAAAGCAGCGTGGTGTTCGGTATGCCGAAAGAGGCGTGGGAAAACGGTGGAGCTGAAAAACTGGTTTCTCTTGAAGAGATTCCGAAGACCTTGGTCTCCATTTTGAAGGAGCTCGATAGATGA
- a CDS encoding response regulator, translating into MKILIVEDDFASRKLMENLLKEFGDYDSVVDGEEALQAFRISLEDKTPYDLICLDIMLPKLDGQTVLREVRRIEEERGILGLDGAKVIMTTALGDAVNVMTAFRSQCEGYIQKPITKEKLVSMMLDLGLLAR; encoded by the coding sequence ATGAAAATTTTGATTGTCGAAGATGATTTTGCAAGTAGAAAGTTGATGGAAAACCTGCTGAAAGAGTTCGGCGACTATGATTCGGTGGTTGATGGAGAGGAAGCCCTCCAAGCCTTCAGAATCAGCCTTGAGGATAAAACTCCCTATGATCTCATCTGCCTTGATATCATGCTTCCGAAACTGGACGGTCAGACCGTGTTGCGGGAGGTCCGAAGGATAGAAGAGGAACGCGGCATTTTGGGACTGGACGGTGCAAAGGTGATTATGACTACCGCTTTAGGTGATGCCGTGAATGTCATGACCGCCTTTCGGAGTCAGTGTGAAGGCTATATCCAAAAGCCGATTACGAAGGAGAAGTTGGTATCAATGATGCTCGATCTGGGGCTCCTTGCCCGCTGA
- a CDS encoding chemotaxis protein CheD, producing MRLDVGIGEFGVSARLEDEIKTYALGSCVAVIAYDQERHVAGLIHIALPEAKVNLDKAKKRPGYFADSGLPIFLQALERQGANRRKLRIKLAGGASIMDENRQFDIGRRNMIAIKRFLWKVGLGVLREDVGGTISRTVRIEVKTGEVTISNAKSVWSL from the coding sequence ATGAGGTTGGATGTGGGCATCGGAGAATTTGGGGTTAGTGCTCGTCTCGAAGATGAGATTAAAACCTATGCCCTTGGTTCTTGTGTGGCTGTTATCGCCTATGATCAGGAACGACATGTTGCCGGTTTGATCCACATAGCTCTACCCGAAGCAAAGGTTAATCTCGATAAAGCCAAAAAGCGGCCGGGATATTTTGCAGATAGCGGCTTGCCGATTTTTCTTCAAGCCTTGGAAAGGCAGGGCGCAAACAGGCGAAAGCTCAGGATAAAATTGGCAGGTGGTGCCAGCATTATGGATGAAAATCGACAGTTTGATATCGGCCGGAGAAATATGATAGCCATTAAACGTTTTCTCTGGAAAGTTGGGCTCGGCGTGCTTCGCGAGGATGTAGGCGGTACGATCAGCCGGACTGTTCGGATCGAAGTTAAGACGGGAGAGGTGACTATTTCTAATGCGAAGTCAGTATGGAGTTTATAG
- a CDS encoding tRNA (cytidine(34)-2'-O)-methyltransferase, translating into MDLHIVLVEPEIPQNTGNIARTCGALGADLHLVHPLGFSTSDRYLKRAGLDYWHLLKVHHHDSLQAFLNDYGNENLYLVSKKAPLRYDHISYPDRLFLLFGKETAGLPEEMLKMHRDTTVRIPMVAEARSLNLSNAVAIMAYEAYRQHDFPGLMEKGGLD; encoded by the coding sequence ATGGATTTGCATATTGTCCTGGTGGAACCGGAGATTCCACAAAATACAGGAAACATCGCCCGCACCTGTGGTGCTCTCGGGGCCGATCTTCACCTCGTTCATCCCCTTGGATTTTCCACATCGGACCGCTATCTCAAAAGAGCGGGACTCGATTACTGGCATCTTTTAAAGGTGCATCATCACGACAGCCTTCAAGCCTTTCTCAACGACTATGGAAACGAAAACCTTTACCTTGTTTCGAAAAAGGCCCCCTTGCGCTACGATCACATCAGCTATCCCGATCGCCTCTTTCTTCTCTTCGGCAAAGAAACGGCAGGGCTTCCCGAAGAAATGCTAAAGATGCATCGGGACACAACCGTCAGGATCCCTATGGTCGCCGAGGCCCGGTCACTGAACCTCTCAAACGCCGTCGCCATCATGGCCTATGAAGCCTATCGGCAACACGACTTCCCCGGCCTCATGGAAAAAGGAGGATTGGATTAA
- the proC gene encoding pyrroline-5-carboxylate reductase: MHTIGIIGTGVMGTAIATGVHAAHPSTGIVLFDINRKTGQALAEEIGGTFAQSPKDVIQTVKQESGTMVLAVKPQHLEGLAREIGKDCEGLRLISIAAGRSIQTIEHLFPGSSVIRFMPNIAAKIGKSIVAVAALEGTDPDFLEEAQTVAGSLGDAVLLDESLISAFTGLSGSGIAYVFSFIHALALGGTENGIPYPKALTIAVETLLGAAELVKETGANPAELITRVTSAGGTTIKGIAALEKGAFTSLIMDAVRCATEKAETMEKGKA, encoded by the coding sequence ATGCATACCATAGGAATTATCGGTACAGGGGTGATGGGGACGGCCATTGCAACAGGTGTTCATGCCGCTCATCCCTCAACCGGAATTGTTCTCTTTGATATCAACCGCAAGACCGGTCAGGCGCTGGCAGAAGAGATAGGCGGAACCTTTGCCCAAAGTCCGAAGGATGTAATTCAGACAGTCAAACAAGAATCGGGAACCATGGTCCTTGCCGTAAAGCCACAGCACCTTGAAGGCCTTGCACGGGAAATCGGCAAGGATTGCGAAGGACTCCGGCTCATCTCGATTGCGGCGGGTCGATCGATTCAGACGATAGAACATCTTTTTCCGGGAAGCTCGGTGATCCGCTTCATGCCTAATATCGCGGCAAAAATAGGCAAAAGTATCGTCGCCGTTGCCGCTCTCGAGGGAACCGATCCCGATTTTCTCGAAGAGGCTCAAACCGTTGCCGGATCTTTGGGAGATGCCGTATTGCTTGACGAATCGCTTATCTCGGCATTTACCGGGCTCTCCGGTTCGGGTATCGCCTATGTGTTTTCCTTTATTCATGCCCTGGCGCTGGGAGGGACAGAAAATGGCATTCCCTACCCCAAGGCCCTTACCATTGCCGTAGAAACACTCCTTGGGGCGGCAGAACTGGTAAAAGAGACCGGGGCGAACCCTGCCGAACTGATAACCCGGGTAACAAGCGCAGGAGGAACCACCATAAAGGGTATTGCAGCCTTGGAGAAAGGGGCTTTTACCTCTCTTATCATGGATGCGGTACGTTGTGCTACGGAAAAAGCAGAGACCATGGAAAAAGGAAAGGCATGA
- the serS gene encoding serine--tRNA ligase, with translation MLEMKFVKEHLAEVQQNIINRHMKVDAAEAVRLYDKRNELLRSVEEKRRARNENARAMKGKLSQEERTKLIEDGKGLKGSIAELEKALEETETALQRYTSAIPNMAHPDAPVGKEDKDNLEIKRWGTVPHFDFPSKDHVELGSALDIVDFETASRVTGQKFYYLRNEGVFLELALVRYALDILTGHGFTPTITPDLAREEIVEGIGFNPRGEESNIYTLEGTGTCLVGTAEITLGGYHAGELIDGQRLPIKLAGLSHCFRREAGAAGQFSKGLYRVHQFTKVEMFVYCTPEESEAMHHSLLAIEEEIFQGLEVPYRIVDTCTGDLGAPAYRKFDIEAWMPGRGDDGEWGEVTSTSNCTDYQSRRLGVRMKTESGNRYLHMLNGTAIAVSRAIIAILENFQQKDGSIRIPEKLVPYTGFSEIKARET, from the coding sequence ATGCTTGAAATGAAATTCGTAAAAGAACATCTTGCAGAGGTTCAGCAAAACATCATCAACCGGCATATGAAGGTTGATGCCGCCGAAGCCGTCAGGCTCTACGACAAACGCAATGAATTGCTGCGTTCCGTCGAGGAAAAACGAAGGGCCAGGAACGAGAACGCCCGGGCGATGAAGGGAAAACTATCCCAGGAGGAGCGGACAAAGCTCATTGAAGACGGTAAGGGACTCAAAGGCTCCATCGCCGAGCTTGAAAAAGCCCTCGAAGAGACCGAAACAGCCTTGCAGCGTTACACCTCGGCTATTCCGAATATGGCCCACCCCGATGCTCCCGTCGGTAAAGAGGACAAAGACAACCTGGAGATCAAACGCTGGGGAACGGTTCCTCACTTTGATTTTCCGTCAAAGGACCATGTGGAACTGGGCTCCGCCCTTGATATCGTCGACTTTGAAACGGCCAGTCGGGTGACAGGCCAGAAATTCTACTACCTGCGGAACGAAGGGGTTTTTCTCGAACTTGCCCTTGTCCGCTATGCCCTGGATATCCTTACCGGGCATGGCTTCACCCCGACGATCACCCCGGATCTGGCACGGGAAGAGATCGTCGAGGGGATAGGTTTCAACCCCCGGGGTGAAGAGAGCAACATCTACACCCTGGAGGGTACCGGCACCTGTCTCGTCGGTACCGCAGAGATTACCCTGGGGGGCTATCATGCCGGGGAGCTGATTGACGGGCAGAGGCTTCCCATTAAACTGGCAGGTCTCTCGCACTGTTTCAGAAGAGAGGCCGGGGCCGCGGGACAGTTTTCGAAGGGACTCTATCGGGTGCACCAGTTCACAAAGGTTGAAATGTTTGTCTACTGCACCCCGGAAGAGAGCGAAGCAATGCATCATTCGCTGCTTGCCATAGAAGAAGAAATTTTTCAGGGTTTGGAAGTCCCCTACCGCATCGTCGATACCTGTACCGGCGACCTCGGAGCCCCAGCCTATAGAAAGTTCGATATCGAAGCGTGGATGCCCGGCCGGGGAGATGACGGTGAATGGGGAGAGGTGACAAGCACCAGCAACTGTACCGACTATCAGAGCCGGCGTCTCGGTGTCAGAATGAAAACCGAAAGCGGTAATCGCTACCTCCATATGCTCAACGGTACGGCGATAGCCGTAAGTAGAGCAATCATCGCCATCCTGGAGAACTTTCAACAGAAAGACGGATCGATACGTATCCCGGAAAAACTGGTTCCTTACACCGGTTTTTCGGAAATCAAGGCTCGCGAAACATAA
- a CDS encoding chemotaxis protein CheX, with protein METLCTSDRIEKALINAIALTFADMSFLDVQPASDSGELEDGQLLHITFVAPISGGMILMLPLELKRQIVENVHAASWEDLTTAQIDDCLLELLNVLAGNFLQILFGEETKINLSFPEVLFERSEVNHCERYSDYYFSAEGTLLVVSVYAHETGE; from the coding sequence ATGGAAACACTCTGTACTTCAGATCGTATTGAGAAAGCCCTTATTAATGCTATTGCTCTGACGTTTGCCGATATGAGTTTTCTCGATGTTCAGCCGGCTTCCGATAGCGGTGAGCTTGAAGACGGCCAGCTTCTACACATTACCTTTGTCGCTCCGATATCCGGTGGAATGATATTAATGCTTCCTCTGGAGTTGAAACGGCAAATCGTTGAGAATGTTCATGCCGCTTCATGGGAAGATTTAACTACTGCCCAGATCGACGACTGCCTTCTTGAGCTGCTGAATGTTCTTGCCGGTAATTTTCTTCAGATTCTTTTCGGCGAAGAAACGAAGATAAATCTTTCATTTCCCGAAGTGCTTTTCGAACGGTCGGAAGTGAACCACTGTGAAAGGTATTCCGATTACTATTTTAGCGCCGAGGGAACACTTCTTGTCGTTTCGGTATATGCTCATGAAACTGGAGAGTGA